A stretch of the uncultured Desulfobacter sp. genome encodes the following:
- the gatC gene encoding Asp-tRNA(Asn)/Glu-tRNA(Gln) amidotransferase subunit GatC, which produces MKISQQEVEKMAHLARLDVDDELKETLAGQLSDILDYIDALKDVNVEGVTPASGAAFMNNVLREDVQKPSPGPDVTLANAPERDQDFYVVPRVVK; this is translated from the coding sequence ATGAAAATATCACAACAGGAAGTGGAAAAAATGGCCCATCTGGCCCGGCTGGATGTGGATGATGAACTTAAGGAAACCCTGGCCGGACAGCTAAGCGATATCCTTGATTATATTGATGCCCTTAAGGACGTGAATGTCGAGGGGGTGACACCGGCATCCGGGGCGGCATTCATGAATAATGTGCTTAGAGAAGATGTGCAAAAACCGTCTCCTGGCCCGGATGTTACCTTGGCCAACGCACCGGAACGTGACCAGGACTTCTATGTAGTGCCAAGAGTAGTGAAGTAG
- a CDS encoding SPOR domain-containing protein, whose product MFGLGVIVGRSSSPVMFETRPFQEHLGQIVNDGLDKFSQKEKVDLKFYDVLDEPISYPIKGKKDDSGEITPGPEAGKIALKKPKPNNSQAEEIPVKRSRKLATWHQAGPGYRNDTTPTPLSKKRASVKTEKKADEKQTVTKLAPKVLKSKPQTDKKTDAAPKEVKPDTGKAPGSAHGEYTIQIASYKNLNDALAQMVLLNKKGIAAYRASVKIKGTTWHRVRTGSYAEYEAAKAGLAKLAGSDVSGIVIKKE is encoded by the coding sequence ATGTTTGGCCTTGGGGTGATCGTGGGCAGAAGTTCAAGCCCCGTAATGTTTGAAACCCGTCCTTTCCAGGAACACCTTGGGCAAATAGTCAATGACGGTTTGGACAAATTTTCTCAAAAAGAAAAAGTCGATCTTAAATTTTACGATGTCCTTGATGAACCGATATCTTATCCGATCAAAGGGAAAAAAGATGATTCCGGGGAGATCACCCCGGGGCCTGAAGCCGGGAAAATCGCTTTGAAAAAGCCGAAACCGAATAATTCCCAGGCTGAAGAGATTCCTGTCAAGCGTAGTAGAAAATTGGCAACCTGGCATCAGGCCGGGCCAGGTTATAGAAATGATACAACCCCGACGCCGTTATCTAAGAAGCGCGCTTCGGTCAAAACTGAAAAAAAAGCAGATGAAAAACAAACCGTGACCAAGCTTGCCCCAAAGGTTTTGAAATCCAAGCCCCAAACAGATAAAAAAACCGATGCAGCACCTAAAGAGGTTAAACCTGATACCGGGAAAGCACCCGGATCTGCCCATGGTGAATACACCATTCAAATCGCCTCATATAAAAATTTAAATGATGCCCTGGCCCAGATGGTTCTTTTAAATAAAAAAGGCATCGCCGCTTATCGGGCCAGTGTGAAGATCAAAGGGACAACCTGGCATCGGGTCAGAACCGGCTCTTATGCCGAGTATGAAGCAGCCAAAGCTGGTCTGGCAAAGCTTGCCGGCTCAGACGTCAGTGGCATAGTCATTAAAAAGGAATAA
- the argS gene encoding arginine--tRNA ligase, translating into MKTKIRTMVLDAARAAFEKGLLPSDQIPEFEVETPKHEGQGDFSTNFAMVSAKLQKMAPAKIAKSLVESISDSDHAPLGSVLEKIEVAGPGFINFFLSPGAWHPVVDQVLSQNATFGRSEMGQGQRVQVEFVSANPTGPLHVGHGRGAAVGDAVGNILSFAGFDVQKEYYINDSGRQIRTLGTSVWLRLQQIQGKDVDFPQDCYQGDYIQDLARQVLDTQGKDFADADEKQGIETCARFAAGEILAGIRSDLDGFGVRFDNWFSEQSLYDSGRVQAAIENFKEKDLIYEKDGALWFRTEKFGDEKDRVVVRNNGLTTYFASDIAYHDEKYERGFDRVIDVWGADHHGYIKRIDAAVVATGRKSEQFDVILVQLVNLLRDGNPVQMSTRAGEFVTLKDIVDEVGKDAARFMFLSRSYDSGLEFDLELAKKKSADNPVYYVQYVHARITGILNKAKDEGLIDQTDFNVGVNLEQLVTEEELKLIKQVAGFREQVEKSAATLHPHVIFTYLTTLAAAFHAYYNNHKVIMDDKPLSLARLSLVLAVKKVIRNGLALLGVSAPERM; encoded by the coding sequence ATGAAAACAAAAATCAGAACCATGGTCCTGGATGCCGCCCGGGCAGCATTTGAAAAGGGTTTGCTGCCTTCGGACCAGATCCCCGAATTTGAGGTTGAAACCCCTAAACATGAAGGTCAGGGGGATTTTTCAACTAATTTTGCCATGGTGTCGGCAAAATTACAGAAAATGGCCCCGGCAAAAATTGCCAAAAGTCTTGTTGAGTCTATATCCGACAGTGACCACGCTCCTTTGGGTTCGGTGTTGGAAAAAATAGAGGTGGCCGGGCCTGGATTCATCAATTTTTTCTTGTCTCCAGGGGCCTGGCACCCGGTGGTGGATCAGGTGCTGAGCCAGAATGCAACCTTTGGCCGATCAGAAATGGGGCAGGGGCAACGTGTCCAGGTTGAATTCGTGTCGGCCAATCCCACAGGACCGCTTCATGTGGGGCACGGCAGAGGGGCGGCCGTGGGGGATGCTGTGGGTAATATTCTTTCTTTTGCCGGGTTTGATGTTCAAAAGGAATATTATATCAATGATTCCGGCCGGCAGATCAGAACCCTTGGCACATCGGTGTGGCTGCGCCTGCAGCAAATACAGGGAAAAGATGTGGATTTTCCCCAGGACTGCTACCAGGGTGATTATATCCAAGACCTTGCCCGGCAAGTCCTTGATACCCAGGGAAAAGACTTTGCTGATGCCGATGAAAAACAGGGCATTGAGACCTGTGCGCGATTTGCCGCCGGTGAAATTCTGGCGGGTATCCGGTCTGATTTGGATGGTTTTGGTGTCCGGTTTGATAACTGGTTCAGCGAGCAGAGCCTTTATGATTCGGGTCGAGTCCAGGCAGCCATTGAAAATTTTAAAGAAAAGGACCTGATTTACGAAAAAGACGGGGCACTTTGGTTTCGCACGGAAAAGTTCGGAGATGAAAAAGATCGGGTGGTGGTGCGTAACAACGGACTGACCACATATTTTGCTTCGGACATCGCCTACCATGATGAAAAATATGAGCGTGGATTTGATCGGGTTATCGATGTCTGGGGGGCGGACCACCATGGTTATATAAAACGTATTGATGCGGCAGTGGTGGCCACGGGACGAAAAAGTGAACAATTTGATGTTATTTTGGTTCAGCTGGTCAATTTGCTGCGGGATGGAAATCCTGTGCAGATGTCCACCCGAGCCGGAGAGTTTGTAACACTTAAGGACATCGTGGACGAGGTGGGAAAAGATGCCGCCCGGTTCATGTTTTTAAGCCGCAGTTATGATTCGGGTCTTGAGTTTGATCTTGAATTGGCTAAAAAGAAAAGTGCCGATAATCCAGTTTATTATGTGCAGTACGTCCATGCCCGGATTACCGGGATTTTAAACAAGGCAAAGGATGAAGGGCTCATTGACCAGACAGATTTTAATGTCGGCGTTAATCTTGAGCAACTTGTGACCGAAGAGGAGCTTAAGTTGATCAAGCAGGTTGCCGGGTTCCGGGAACAGGTGGAAAAAAGTGCGGCAACCCTTCACCCCCATGTGATTTTTACCTATCTGACGACCCTTGCTGCGGCCTTTCATGCCTATTATAATAACCATAAGGTAATCATGGACGATAAACCGTTGTCCCTGGCCAGGCTCTCCCTGGTGTTGGCGGTTAAAAAAGTGATTCGTAACGGGTTGGCGCTTTTAGGGGTGTCTGCCCCTGAAAGAATGTAG
- a CDS encoding TIGR00266 family protein — MQCHEVDYEIFGDDMQAVEVELDPGETVIAEAGAMNWMEQGIAFEAKMGDGSEADNGLMGKLFSAGKRALTGESLFLTHFTNQGPGKKRVAFSAPYPGKIIPVDMAAVGGQLICQKDAFLCAALGTKVSITFNQKLGAGFFGGEGFILQRLEGDGMAFVHAGGTIVKKELNGEKLMVDTGCIVAFSQGIDYDIQRAGGLKSMFFGGEGLFLATLEGHGSVYLQSLPFSRLADRIISHAPSAGGTSKGEGSVLGGLGRLLDGD, encoded by the coding sequence ATGCAATGCCATGAAGTGGATTACGAAATTTTCGGGGATGATATGCAAGCTGTCGAGGTGGAATTGGATCCCGGCGAAACCGTTATTGCCGAGGCCGGTGCCATGAACTGGATGGAACAGGGTATCGCATTTGAAGCAAAAATGGGGGATGGCTCAGAAGCAGACAACGGGCTGATGGGCAAGCTTTTTAGTGCCGGCAAACGTGCGCTTACCGGGGAAAGCCTGTTTCTCACCCATTTTACAAACCAGGGTCCTGGCAAAAAAAGAGTGGCTTTTTCCGCACCCTATCCCGGAAAAATCATTCCCGTTGACATGGCTGCTGTCGGCGGACAGCTAATCTGCCAGAAAGATGCATTTTTGTGTGCAGCCCTTGGCACAAAAGTCTCCATTACCTTTAACCAGAAACTTGGGGCCGGTTTTTTCGGTGGCGAAGGATTCATTCTTCAGCGACTGGAAGGGGACGGCATGGCATTTGTTCATGCCGGCGGTACAATCGTTAAAAAAGAGTTGAACGGCGAAAAATTGATGGTGGATACCGGCTGTATCGTGGCCTTTTCCCAGGGAATTGATTATGATATCCAGCGGGCAGGCGGTCTTAAATCCATGTTTTTCGGTGGTGAAGGGTTGTTTCTGGCGACACTGGAAGGACACGGCAGCGTTTATCTGCAAAGTTTGCCTTTTTCCCGACTGGCAGACCGCATCATCAGCCATGCACCGAGTGCCGGAGGCACATCGAAAGGTGAAGGTTCCGTCTTAGGCGGACTTGGACGCCTGTTGGATGGAGATTAA
- a CDS encoding ChaN family lipoprotein, which produces MQRLIYFLIGCILCLFCGCATTHKVIMRDDPLIGTLVKGKTGEPVRFADLMETLINSDIIYLSEKHDNPMHHAIQHRVIQALIDRGHAPVIGFEFFSYQDTPLLLNLVDAEKKPHSPKMEKAVEQRIRKKLGWDKQSDTMWGYYWHLIRLAVDNDLPAAGLDLSATRKRRITRKGLGDLSPIELQQLFSTKLSNAAYESYMKSVFVSVHCGMDHGRMTERLYDTWMMRNDRMALSVVELFNAVQAKNRDTAGRQTGPVVIIIGAGHTEYGLGVLDRVHHLNPEITQTNLAITEIERESADLAQYLTPLSLEGFKPVPPADFLWFTQRVSYEDPCAKFKSALEKMKRHKK; this is translated from the coding sequence ATGCAACGTCTGATTTATTTTTTAATAGGGTGTATACTGTGTCTGTTCTGCGGTTGTGCCACAACGCACAAGGTTATTATGCGTGATGATCCGTTAATCGGAACCCTGGTCAAAGGAAAGACAGGGGAGCCTGTCCGTTTTGCCGACTTAATGGAAACCCTTATTAACAGCGATATCATCTATCTGTCCGAAAAGCATGATAACCCCATGCACCATGCCATCCAGCATCGGGTTATCCAGGCCCTCATTGACCGGGGGCATGCGCCGGTCATTGGATTTGAATTTTTCTCATACCAGGATACCCCCTTGCTGCTCAACCTGGTGGATGCCGAAAAAAAACCGCATTCACCCAAGATGGAAAAAGCGGTTGAACAGCGAATCAGAAAAAAACTGGGATGGGACAAACAATCAGATACCATGTGGGGGTACTACTGGCATCTAATCAGGCTTGCGGTGGATAACGATCTGCCCGCCGCAGGCCTTGATCTGTCCGCCACCCGAAAGCGCCGGATTACCCGCAAAGGACTTGGCGATCTGTCCCCCATTGAATTGCAGCAGCTGTTTTCCACAAAACTTTCAAATGCAGCCTATGAATCGTATATGAAATCGGTTTTTGTATCGGTTCATTGCGGTATGGATCATGGCAGGATGACCGAGCGATTGTATGATACCTGGATGATGCGCAATGACCGGATGGCCTTATCCGTGGTTGAACTATTCAATGCCGTGCAGGCAAAAAACCGCGACACGGCAGGAAGGCAAACAGGCCCTGTTGTTATTATCATTGGGGCGGGGCATACTGAGTATGGTTTAGGCGTTTTGGACCGGGTACATCACCTGAACCCGGAGATTACCCAGACAAACCTTGCCATAACGGAAATAGAAAGGGAATCGGCTGACCTGGCACAGTATTTAACCCCGCTTTCCCTTGAAGGATTTAAGCCGGTGCCCCCTGCAGACTTTTTGTGGTTCACCCAGCGGGTCTCCTATGAAGATCCATGCGCAAAATTTAAAAGCGCGTTGGAAAAAATGAAAAGACATAAAAAATGA
- a CDS encoding adenylate/guanylate cyclase domain-containing protein, with translation MLKDISFSWRAFCLGCCLIAATCGILYLCGGEKPALIAAIDNRTMDIMFRIRGVSKDSGQVVIVDIDEKSLSILGQWPWSRNIMAQITDHLIQSGVRAIGYDILFAEQDRTSPAYFFSHLDKKTALKIPETLVQTLGTDPAMDYDQVFATALSRGPTILGYGFQFVDDGLKTYDAQPFPSGVIRLDPATLQFDRISLIPAFRAVLNHPSVSASQSEGFINVLTDGSGLARQVPLVMVMNNIPYSSLALEVFRVGMNIADMTIHASSRIKADLQPILGLSLGDRFIPTDSVGQIFVNYRGPSGTFDYISAVDVLEKKRVPELKDKYVFIGASATGLLDLKATPFGSAVPGVEINATIVDNLIQSDAFTYDRMTEIGLNYTLIVLSGLALTLILCFLGPVAGGIATAGFLICMMLGNYYYFFLNHQYVGISLPLISSIFILLVMSIFKAFREGKSRRFIQGAFSRYVAPDVVEHLIKTPKALSLTGQERILTVMFCDIRGFTTLSEKMTPQQLGRFMNQFLTAMSEKIMENGGTVDKFIGDAVMAFWGAPKSNPDHAEHAVHTALQFKGVLENLARTWQKKGLSGISVGVGINTGPVSVGNFGSLQRFDYTVMGDNVNLASRLEGANKNYGTYILISKATRDLIRDKFFCRFVDKVQVKGRQQPEDLYEPLCQGLPSQDIINEIRVFEQGVEAFQQADFKRAKKIFSQLDQTNPCRLYLSYLDRINGYLEASVPPDWDGTERRERLPVVNRLTTK, from the coding sequence TTACCTGTGTGGTGGTGAAAAACCTGCCTTGATCGCAGCCATTGACAACCGGACCATGGATATCATGTTCCGGATTAGAGGTGTATCAAAGGACTCCGGCCAGGTCGTCATTGTGGACATTGATGAAAAAAGCCTTTCGATTCTCGGACAGTGGCCCTGGTCCCGGAATATCATGGCCCAAATTACGGACCATCTGATTCAAAGCGGTGTGCGTGCTATTGGGTATGATATTTTGTTTGCCGAACAGGATCGAACTTCTCCGGCCTACTTTTTTTCCCATCTGGATAAAAAAACTGCTCTTAAAATTCCAGAAACCTTGGTTCAAACATTGGGCACGGATCCGGCCATGGATTATGACCAGGTGTTTGCAACCGCGCTTTCCCGGGGGCCCACGATCCTTGGGTATGGGTTTCAGTTTGTGGACGACGGATTAAAAACCTACGATGCCCAGCCCTTTCCCTCGGGTGTAATCCGCCTGGACCCTGCAACCTTGCAATTTGACAGGATTTCTTTGATCCCGGCTTTCAGGGCGGTACTTAACCACCCATCTGTGAGCGCATCCCAAAGCGAGGGATTCATCAATGTGCTCACGGATGGTTCAGGACTCGCCCGTCAGGTGCCCCTTGTCATGGTGATGAACAATATCCCCTATTCATCCCTGGCTCTTGAGGTGTTCAGGGTGGGGATGAATATTGCTGACATGACCATTCATGCATCCTCCCGGATTAAAGCTGACTTGCAGCCTATTCTCGGGCTGTCCCTGGGTGACCGGTTTATCCCCACAGACAGTGTCGGACAGATTTTTGTTAATTACAGGGGGCCTTCGGGTACATTTGATTATATCAGTGCCGTCGATGTCCTGGAAAAAAAGCGTGTGCCGGAATTGAAAGATAAGTATGTGTTTATTGGGGCTTCGGCCACAGGGCTTTTAGATCTCAAGGCCACCCCTTTCGGGTCTGCTGTCCCCGGGGTGGAGATAAATGCCACCATCGTGGACAATTTGATCCAATCAGACGCGTTTACCTATGACCGGATGACGGAGATCGGGCTTAATTATACCCTGATTGTGCTAAGCGGCCTTGCCTTGACCCTTATTCTGTGTTTTCTGGGGCCTGTGGCCGGTGGTATTGCAACGGCAGGCTTTTTGATCTGTATGATGTTGGGGAATTATTATTATTTTTTTTTAAATCATCAGTACGTGGGGATCAGTTTACCGTTGATCTCTTCGATATTCATTCTTCTTGTCATGAGCATTTTCAAGGCATTCAGGGAAGGCAAATCCAGGCGTTTTATCCAGGGAGCCTTTTCCCGGTATGTGGCCCCGGATGTGGTTGAGCATTTAATTAAAACACCCAAAGCCCTTTCCTTAACCGGCCAGGAAAGAATCTTAACGGTAATGTTCTGTGACATCCGGGGATTTACAACCCTGTCGGAAAAGATGACCCCCCAACAATTAGGGCGTTTCATGAATCAGTTTCTTACGGCCATGAGCGAAAAAATCATGGAAAACGGCGGTACCGTGGACAAGTTCATCGGAGATGCCGTCATGGCCTTTTGGGGAGCACCTAAATCTAATCCGGATCATGCGGAACATGCCGTCCACACAGCACTTCAGTTCAAAGGTGTTCTGGAAAATTTGGCCCGGACATGGCAGAAAAAAGGGTTGTCTGGCATATCCGTTGGCGTAGGCATTAACACCGGGCCTGTGAGTGTCGGTAATTTCGGCAGCCTGCAACGGTTCGACTATACCGTCATGGGGGATAACGTAAACCTGGCCTCCCGCCTGGAAGGGGCAAATAAAAATTACGGCACATACATTTTGATTTCCAAGGCAACCCGGGATTTGATTCGAGATAAGTTCTTCTGCCGGTTTGTTGATAAAGTACAGGTTAAGGGCAGGCAGCAGCCCGAAGATCTGTATGAGCCCTTGTGCCAGGGCTTGCCTTCCCAGGACATTATTAACGAGATTCGTGTATTTGAACAGGGGGTTGAGGCCTTTCAGCAGGCGGATTTCAAACGGGCAAAGAAAATTTTTTCACAATTGGATCAGACCAATCCCTGCCGGCTTTATCTGTCTTATCTGGATCGTATCAACGGTTATCTGGAAGCGTCAGTTCCTCCGGATTGGGACGGGACCGAACGCCGGGAGCGGTTGCCGGTGGTTAACCGGCTCACCACGAAGTAG